One Nostoc sp. UHCC 0302 DNA window includes the following coding sequences:
- a CDS encoding TIGR03943 family protein, with protein sequence MTTQNPKSKIINLLLPWLDVLAITAWGILILKYWLTGKLNLLIHPDYFWLAILGAIGFLIVGFFKAGQLWQRRRYRDVTSAQHITFFPPGWGSTLLLTAAVLGFIITPRVFASQTALDRGVTELLGATRAQPQAFRATVRPEERSLVDWVRTLNVYPEPDAYTGQKVKVQGFVIHPPELGKEYLFLARFVITCCAADAYPAGLPVKLQGSRDQYSPDTWLEVEGQMITENLSGKRQLTISANSLKNIPQPKNPYSY encoded by the coding sequence ATGACCACCCAAAATCCCAAATCTAAAATCATCAATTTATTACTTCCTTGGCTGGACGTGCTAGCAATTACAGCTTGGGGAATTTTAATCCTAAAATATTGGTTAACTGGCAAGCTGAACTTGTTGATTCACCCGGATTACTTTTGGTTAGCGATTTTAGGTGCTATCGGCTTTTTAATTGTCGGTTTTTTTAAAGCCGGGCAACTTTGGCAGCGGCGTCGCTATCGTGATGTTACTAGCGCCCAGCACATAACTTTTTTTCCCCCTGGTTGGGGTAGTACCTTGCTTTTAACAGCGGCGGTTTTAGGGTTCATCATTACACCCCGCGTCTTTGCCAGCCAAACAGCACTTGATCGCGGTGTGACTGAGTTACTGGGAGCGACACGCGCTCAACCGCAAGCATTTCGTGCAACTGTTCGCCCAGAAGAGCGATCGCTCGTAGATTGGGTACGCACTCTCAACGTTTATCCTGAGCCAGACGCATATACAGGGCAGAAAGTCAAAGTACAGGGATTTGTCATTCACCCACCAGAGTTAGGAAAAGAATATTTGTTCTTAGCGCGATTTGTGATCACTTGCTGTGCCGCAGATGCTTATCCAGCCGGATTACCTGTAAAACTACAAGGCAGTCGCGATCAGTACTCTCCAGATACTTGGCTAGAAGTAGAAGGACAAATGATCACAGAAAATCTTTCAGGTAAACGCCAACTCACAATTTCAGCTAACTCCCTGAAAAATATTCCTCAACCGAAGAATCCTTATAGTTATTAG
- a CDS encoding flavin-dependent dehydrogenase has translation MREILYLEVPTPDTAAVRSWLQVDFKPGNGEKVLTSEGFRLKIPAATTNSSAAISETLPTELSVFVWSVQRTTYLKVFRWAEQPFPGEGQILQSLKTEIRERFGHHYPEPPAIDLSQESIFAALAPYYPLTVKYFQKMPNGEYDLKRAYWWEQRWREGVRNPQQPRQVVFSSKGDWGLGTRDTSLREAAPTTGSVHRWGLGNGEENNTSVSSSAPLPLSPSSPPTYDLIYIGGALGAIHAAVMAKLGYKVLLLERMPFGRMNREWNISRDEIQSLINLGLVTTAELETVIAREYKDGFNKFFDGNNPSKLRSPVLHTPTVLNIALDSDKWLQMCGQKLQAAGGEIWDETEFIRANIDDSQVVLTVKHLPSETQKQVSGRLLIDAMGTASPIAWQLNGGRAFDSVCPTVGAVIESGFEPGVWDSQYGDVLYSHGDISRGRQLIWELFPGVGEELTIYLFHYHEVNAENPGSLLEMYEDFFTILPEYRRCDVDKLVWKKPTFGYIPGHFSVGSSDRTVAFDRLIAIGDAASLQSPLVFTGFGSLVRNLDRLTTLLDTALKHDLLSFRHLNRIRAYQSNVSVTWLFSKGMMVPTGRFLPPQRINSMLNTFFGLLADEPPEVADNFIKDRCDWLTFNRLALKAARKNPALLLWIWQLAGFRDLVRWLGNYFNFGRHALVSALLSPWFGRFLSRIGPWLEPRYPALWLRLLTINYAIAAGKPRSRHQIAKVNSEALIQKSQARILN, from the coding sequence ATGAGAGAAATCCTTTATTTAGAAGTTCCAACCCCAGATACAGCAGCTGTACGTAGTTGGTTGCAAGTAGATTTTAAACCAGGAAATGGTGAAAAGGTACTCACCTCAGAAGGCTTTCGCCTCAAAATTCCTGCTGCAACTACAAATTCTAGTGCAGCTATTTCGGAAACATTGCCTACTGAACTTTCAGTATTTGTCTGGTCAGTGCAGCGAACTACTTATCTAAAAGTATTCCGTTGGGCAGAGCAACCCTTCCCCGGAGAGGGGCAAATTCTGCAAAGCCTGAAAACCGAAATTAGAGAACGTTTTGGGCATCACTACCCGGAACCACCAGCGATTGATTTGTCCCAAGAATCGATTTTTGCAGCACTAGCCCCGTATTATCCCCTTACCGTCAAGTATTTTCAGAAAATGCCCAACGGGGAATATGACCTGAAACGTGCCTACTGGTGGGAACAACGCTGGCGCGAAGGGGTACGTAATCCGCAGCAGCCACGTCAAGTTGTGTTTTCTAGTAAAGGGGACTGGGGATTGGGGACTAGGGACACTTCTCTACGAGAGGCTGCGCCAACGACAGGCTCAGTGCATCGCTGGGGACTGGGTAATGGGGAAGAAAATAATACTTCTGTCTCCTCCTCTGCTCCTCTCCCTCTTTCCCCTTCCTCCCCACCTACCTATGACCTTATATATATCGGCGGCGCATTAGGTGCAATTCATGCGGCAGTGATGGCCAAACTGGGGTATAAAGTATTGCTGCTGGAGCGAATGCCTTTTGGACGGATGAATCGGGAATGGAATATTTCTCGCGATGAGATTCAAAGTCTAATTAATTTGGGTTTGGTAACAACTGCCGAGTTAGAAACCGTCATTGCTAGGGAATATAAAGATGGATTCAATAAATTTTTTGATGGTAATAATCCATCCAAATTGCGATCGCCTGTCTTACATACACCCACAGTGCTGAATATAGCCTTAGACTCTGATAAATGGCTGCAAATGTGCGGACAAAAACTGCAAGCAGCAGGTGGCGAAATCTGGGATGAAACAGAGTTTATCCGAGCAAATATTGATGACTCACAAGTTGTTCTGACAGTCAAGCATTTGCCCAGCGAAACCCAGAAGCAAGTGAGTGGGCGATTGTTAATTGATGCAATGGGAACTGCTTCTCCTATAGCTTGGCAATTAAATGGTGGTCGCGCCTTTGATAGTGTATGCCCGACGGTGGGAGCAGTAATCGAGAGCGGCTTTGAGCCTGGAGTGTGGGATTCCCAATATGGCGACGTTCTTTATAGCCACGGTGATATTTCACGCGGCAGGCAGTTGATTTGGGAATTGTTTCCCGGCGTTGGCGAAGAACTGACGATTTATTTATTTCATTACCACGAGGTCAATGCCGAAAATCCTGGTTCCTTGCTGGAAATGTACGAAGATTTTTTCACAATTTTGCCGGAGTATCGCAGGTGTGATGTAGACAAGTTGGTGTGGAAAAAGCCAACATTTGGCTATATACCGGGGCATTTTAGTGTCGGGAGTAGCGATCGCACAGTTGCCTTTGATAGATTGATTGCGATCGGTGATGCTGCATCACTCCAGTCTCCTCTCGTTTTCACCGGTTTTGGTTCTCTGGTACGGAATTTAGACCGTTTAACAACGCTATTGGATACAGCCCTCAAGCACGACTTACTAAGTTTCCGGCACTTGAACCGAATTCGCGCCTACCAAAGCAACGTTTCAGTGACTTGGCTATTTTCTAAAGGCATGATGGTTCCCACAGGGAGATTTTTACCTCCCCAGCGGATTAACTCCATGCTCAATACCTTTTTTGGGCTGTTAGCAGACGAACCACCAGAAGTAGCAGATAACTTTATCAAAGACAGGTGCGATTGGTTAACCTTTAATCGCCTAGCACTCAAAGCAGCTAGGAAAAATCCTGCCTTGCTTTTATGGATTTGGCAACTTGCTGGTTTTAGAGACTTAGTGCGATGGCTGGGCAATTATTTCAACTTCGGTCGTCATGCCTTGGTGAGTGCTTTACTAAGTCCCTGGTTTGGACGCTTCTTGTCCCGGATAGGCCCTTGGCTAGAACCTCGATATCCAGCATTATGGTTGCGGTTGTTGACAATTAATTACGCGATCGCCGCTGGCAAACCGCGATCGCGCCATCAAATAGCAAAAGTCAACTCAGAAGCCTTAATTCAAAAATCACAAGCGAGAATTCTTAATTAG
- the cimA gene encoding citramalate synthase, whose product MTPNPSPQLWLYDTTLRDGTQREGLSVSIEDKLRIARRLDQLGIPFIEGGWPGANPKDVQFFWQLQEDPLKQAEIVAFCSTRRPNTSAADEPMLQAILAAGTRWVTIFGKSWDLHVTASLKTTLEENLAMIRDTIEYLRSQGRRVIYDAEHWFDGYKQNKDYALQTLEAACSSGAEWLVLCDTNGGTLPHEISQIVENVISHLSLVICQQPVTNDNGQFPMPQIGIHTHNDSEMAVANALAAVMAGAKMVQGTINGYGERCGNANLCSLIPNLQLKLGYSCIREDQLTQLTEASRFVSEVVNLAPDEHAPFIGRSAFAHKGGIHVSAVERNPLTYEHIQPEQVGNRRRIVISEQSGLSNVLAKARTFGIELDQQKAEAREILQRIKDLESEGFQFEAAEASFVLLMYEALGSRQQFFEIKGFQVHCDLIEGKETSNALATVKVAVEGKNILEAAEGNGPVAALDAALRKALVNFYPQIGTFELTDYKVRILNGHTGTAAKTRVLVESGNGYQRWATVGVSTNILEASYQAVVEGLEYGLLLHSQAETALKA is encoded by the coding sequence ATGACCCCAAATCCCTCACCTCAACTTTGGCTATATGACACTACATTACGGGATGGCACTCAGCGCGAGGGGCTGTCAGTATCTATAGAAGATAAGTTACGCATTGCCCGTAGACTCGACCAACTAGGAATTCCCTTCATTGAAGGTGGTTGGCCTGGTGCTAATCCCAAGGATGTACAGTTTTTCTGGCAACTCCAAGAAGATCCGCTCAAACAGGCAGAAATTGTTGCATTTTGTTCAACTCGCCGTCCCAACACTTCTGCCGCAGATGAACCGATGTTACAAGCCATTCTGGCTGCGGGTACTCGCTGGGTGACAATTTTTGGCAAATCTTGGGATTTACACGTCACAGCAAGCCTCAAGACGACATTAGAAGAAAATTTGGCGATGATTCGCGACACGATTGAGTATCTCCGTTCTCAAGGACGCCGGGTGATCTACGATGCCGAACATTGGTTTGATGGCTACAAGCAAAATAAAGATTATGCTTTACAGACATTAGAGGCAGCCTGTTCATCTGGTGCTGAATGGCTAGTCCTCTGTGATACCAATGGCGGCACTTTGCCTCACGAAATCAGCCAAATTGTGGAAAATGTCATTAGTCATTTGTCATTAGTCATTTGTCAACAACCAGTAACAAATGATAATGGACAATTCCCAATGCCCCAAATCGGAATTCATACTCATAACGATTCGGAGATGGCGGTTGCCAATGCCTTAGCAGCTGTGATGGCTGGGGCGAAGATGGTACAAGGGACAATCAACGGTTACGGGGAACGCTGCGGTAATGCTAACCTGTGTTCGTTAATTCCCAATTTACAACTGAAGCTAGGTTACAGTTGTATCAGAGAAGACCAGCTCACACAACTTACAGAAGCTAGTCGATTTGTGAGTGAAGTTGTCAACCTCGCCCCAGATGAACACGCCCCCTTTATAGGACGTTCTGCTTTTGCACACAAAGGCGGTATTCATGTATCAGCCGTAGAACGTAATCCCCTAACTTACGAACACATTCAGCCGGAACAAGTGGGGAACCGTCGCCGCATCGTAATTTCAGAACAGTCTGGATTGAGCAATGTTTTAGCTAAAGCTCGCACTTTTGGCATTGAACTAGATCAACAAAAGGCAGAAGCTAGAGAAATTCTGCAACGCATCAAAGATTTGGAGAGTGAAGGCTTTCAATTTGAGGCAGCAGAAGCAAGTTTTGTACTGTTAATGTACGAAGCTTTGGGAAGTCGCCAGCAGTTCTTTGAAATCAAAGGTTTTCAAGTCCACTGTGACTTGATTGAGGGGAAGGAAACTAGTAACGCCCTAGCCACAGTTAAAGTAGCTGTTGAGGGGAAAAATATTCTAGAAGCGGCAGAAGGTAATGGCCCCGTGGCAGCTTTGGATGCAGCTTTACGCAAGGCTTTGGTGAACTTTTATCCGCAAATAGGCACTTTTGAACTGACAGATTACAAAGTGCGGATTCTCAACGGACATACAGGCACAGCAGCAAAAACCCGCGTCTTGGTGGAATCGGGTAATGGTTATCAACGCTGGGCAACTGTAGGGGTTTCGACCAATATTCTGGAGGCTTCTTATCAAGCTGTGGTGGAGGGTTTGGAATATGGCCTCTTGTTGCACTCCCAAGCAGAAACGGCATTGAAAGCTTGA
- a CDS encoding Ig-like domain-containing protein produces the protein MTKSKALVQPLDRVAIALMLLLSFLIGVMILQGDAVSARVRNFTWQNQKIGAEDTSFTLTFSRPMETKSVEDNLKIDPPLAGKVSWAGRRMVYTLVTPAPYGTNYQVKLQGARDKFATQENNSKRVIQPFTGNFRTRDRVILYIGTNVEDQGQLVLYNLTQEQKRVITPKDLIVMDFEAFPNGEKILFSARTTKNPDLLSAKLYTVTTGIPGKSGEQAEPAAKVDLILDSKDYQILKFDLSPDGQTIVVQRGNKANPGDFGLWFMPATKDSSEEKSTPKRLQSQPGGDFMITPDSKAVAVAQGQGAAILPLQGDASKPLDFLPQFGLVQAFSKDGSQAAMVKFNTDYTRDLFLVTNQGVQKPLLKTSGSIISCQFDTASPSLYCLLTQLVSKEQYIEQPYVVAIDLKSGQQKPLLVLPPDQRNVQMSLSPDGLGLLFDQIVPQADTTPPPANSLKTDDGEAIATSSLWLMPLLPITDAATVEIRPEKLPLVGFHPRWLP, from the coding sequence ATGACTAAATCCAAAGCACTTGTCCAACCACTAGATCGCGTGGCGATCGCATTGATGCTACTGCTGAGTTTTCTGATTGGGGTGATGATATTGCAAGGCGATGCAGTCTCAGCTCGTGTTCGCAATTTTACTTGGCAGAATCAAAAAATTGGGGCAGAAGATACATCCTTTACCCTCACCTTTAGCCGCCCAATGGAGACGAAAAGCGTAGAGGATAATTTGAAAATTGATCCACCTCTAGCAGGTAAAGTCAGTTGGGCAGGGAGGCGGATGGTGTACACACTTGTAACGCCAGCACCCTATGGCACAAATTATCAGGTGAAGTTGCAGGGAGCAAGAGATAAGTTTGCTACTCAAGAAAATAATAGTAAGAGGGTGATACAGCCCTTTACAGGTAACTTCCGCACACGCGATCGCGTCATCCTCTATATAGGAACCAATGTAGAAGACCAGGGGCAGTTAGTTCTCTACAACTTGACGCAAGAGCAAAAAAGAGTAATTACCCCCAAAGACCTCATTGTCATGGACTTTGAGGCATTCCCAAATGGGGAGAAAATTTTATTTTCTGCTCGCACTACAAAAAATCCAGACTTGCTGTCAGCGAAGTTATACACAGTAACAACCGGTATTCCTGGAAAATCTGGAGAACAAGCAGAACCAGCAGCTAAAGTTGACTTGATATTAGATAGTAAAGACTATCAAATTTTAAAATTTGACTTATCGCCCGATGGGCAAACTATTGTCGTTCAGCGTGGGAACAAAGCTAATCCTGGGGACTTTGGGCTATGGTTTATGCCAGCCACGAAGGATAGTTCAGAAGAAAAATCCACCCCTAAACGCTTGCAAAGCCAACCAGGGGGAGACTTTATGATCACGCCAGATAGTAAAGCCGTGGCAGTTGCTCAAGGACAGGGAGCCGCAATTTTACCGCTACAAGGTGATGCGAGTAAACCCTTAGATTTTCTACCGCAATTTGGCTTAGTACAAGCTTTCTCTAAAGATGGCTCTCAAGCAGCGATGGTAAAGTTCAATACAGATTACACACGTGATTTGTTTTTGGTGACAAACCAAGGCGTGCAAAAACCTTTATTAAAAACATCAGGCTCAATTATCAGCTGTCAGTTTGATACTGCCTCACCTAGCCTCTACTGCTTGCTGACACAGCTAGTATCAAAGGAACAATACATAGAACAGCCTTATGTAGTTGCAATTGACTTAAAAAGCGGACAACAAAAACCACTGCTAGTATTGCCCCCCGATCAACGGAATGTGCAAATGAGCCTATCTCCCGACGGTTTGGGCTTATTATTTGACCAAATCGTACCACAGGCAGATACGACACCACCACCTGCAAACAGCTTGAAAACCGATGATGGTGAAGCGATCGCTACTAGTAGTTTGTGGTTAATGCCCCTATTACCTATCACTGATGCTGCAACTGTAGAAATTAGACCAGAAAAACTCCCCCTAGTGGGATTTCATCCTCGTTGGCTGCCTTGA